A genomic segment from Bacillus cereus G9842 encodes:
- a CDS encoding nucleotide excision repair endonuclease, with translation MNLIKISIPEVDVTITERKQVIKGDEPIITPINGFIDFHLFPRDKGGIFMFYNINDELLFVGKARKIRQRIKKHFEDNVSPIKNHRDEVYRIDACIVEDPTEREIYETYIINEYKAKYNVDKVFYK, from the coding sequence ATGAACTTGATTAAAATTAGTATCCCTGAAGTTGATGTTACAATTACTGAACGTAAACAAGTTATTAAAGGAGACGAGCCAATCATTACTCCAATTAATGGATTTATCGATTTTCACTTGTTCCCTAGAGATAAAGGCGGCATTTTTATGTTTTACAATATTAATGACGAACTTCTTTTCGTAGGTAAAGCTCGTAAAATTAGACAACGTATTAAGAAGCATTTTGAAGATAATGTTTCACCAATTAAAAATCACCGTGATGAAGTATACCGCATTGATGCATGTATCGTAGAAGATCCAACAGAAAGAGAAATTTACGAAACATATATCATTAATGAATATAAAGCGAAATATAACGTTGATAAAGTATTCTACAAATAA
- a CDS encoding GNAT family N-acetyltransferase: protein MTNVAVRRPNLNDVDELYLFFRIVITNTYKNEGLSQLLDDIENEINSKKQYLKSDFDSNGESRYFLLAIDTSNDKIIGTIEIGPASTLINSCTGGVLKNLYEIGTVFILPEYQRKGIGSLLLHTMFLTLLSRGITEYCLDSGYKNAQSIWTKKFGKPSYVLKDYWGESSDHMIWKNNLHDTPIIFEL, encoded by the coding sequence ATGACTAACGTTGCAGTTAGAAGACCAAATTTGAATGATGTAGATGAACTATATTTATTTTTCCGGATAGTTATTACGAATACATACAAAAATGAAGGATTGTCACAATTATTGGATGACATAGAAAATGAAATTAACTCAAAAAAGCAGTATTTGAAAAGTGATTTTGATAGTAACGGAGAAAGTCGTTACTTTTTATTAGCAATTGATACAAGTAACGATAAAATCATTGGAACAATCGAAATTGGTCCAGCAAGTACATTGATTAATAGTTGTACAGGTGGTGTACTTAAAAATTTGTATGAAATAGGAACTGTATTCATACTTCCGGAGTATCAAAGAAAGGGAATAGGGAGTTTATTACTACATACAATGTTTCTTACATTACTTAGCAGAGGGATAACAGAATATTGTTTAGATAGTGGATATAAAAATGCGCAAAGTATATGGACGAAAAAGTTTGGAAAACCTAGCTATGTATTGAAAGATTACTGGGGCGAATCCAGTGATCATATGATTTGGAAGAACAATTTACATGATACACCTATAATATTTGAATTATAA
- a CDS encoding PQQ-dependent sugar dehydrogenase — MTKVKVNLRPIVHNVNLPTVLKTTILPGESTERLFIATQLGEIFYIGDGVIKKFLDMRHLIIKLGTSEEGVSSSGYDERGLLGLAFHPQFYQNGLFYLHYSVAGTQGPGALSEQFKPNPCDPKTLNLKWVNRNTQYDHIDTVEEWTLQSNGQAQKRRTLLNVRRPFFNHNGVNSLNFSPETGKLVFTNGDGGSGYDPFNLSQDDLEIAGKIIEIDVNKNTFINNPPVVTRFNDLPLSIQETLTVIAKGVRNITGISFQRFYNQYIKYTGNVGQDIVESIFSIVQYKPIPVTELVQMHFMRLTPNQDGFINFGWRGWEGDLPTSFIRYCSENQTLDERTIVYYDETIQTSVKRILPLLSYFHKDFRTDKFGGTSLTGVQPYMGNAISNLTGSVVFTDLAKKEDSRPPVKGVLAYTRAGTDGKHADFHAIETNYDFGTQAAYYMSLGTNSAQTRLYLGVYGSMKVTDFNKGTIFEIIP; from the coding sequence TTGACAAAAGTTAAAGTTAATTTACGACCCATTGTTCATAACGTAAATTTACCAACCGTATTGAAAACAACGATACTTCCAGGTGAATCGACCGAAAGACTATTTATCGCAACTCAATTAGGAGAGATTTTTTACATAGGGGACGGAGTTATAAAGAAATTTTTAGATATGCGTCACCTAATTATTAAATTAGGTACATCTGAAGAAGGTGTTTCTAGTAGCGGTTATGATGAACGAGGATTACTAGGACTTGCATTTCATCCACAATTTTATCAAAACGGTTTATTTTATCTTCATTATTCAGTAGCCGGAACTCAAGGTCCAGGTGCACTTTCTGAACAATTTAAACCGAATCCTTGTGACCCTAAAACGTTAAATTTAAAGTGGGTTAATAGAAATACGCAATATGATCACATTGATACAGTGGAAGAATGGACTTTACAATCTAACGGCCAAGCTCAAAAGCGACGAACATTACTGAATGTAAGAAGACCATTTTTTAATCATAACGGAGTCAATAGTTTAAACTTTTCACCTGAGACTGGAAAACTTGTTTTTACAAATGGAGATGGCGGATCAGGTTATGATCCATTTAATTTAAGCCAAGATGATTTAGAAATAGCAGGAAAAATAATTGAAATCGATGTAAATAAAAATACATTTATAAATAACCCTCCTGTAGTTACACGCTTTAATGACCTTCCTTTATCTATACAAGAAACACTTACAGTAATTGCAAAAGGAGTACGTAATATAACCGGCATTTCATTTCAAAGGTTTTATAATCAATATATCAAATACACCGGAAATGTCGGACAGGATATTGTAGAGTCTATTTTTTCAATTGTTCAATATAAACCTATACCAGTTACAGAACTTGTTCAAATGCATTTTATGAGGTTAACTCCCAATCAAGATGGTTTTATCAATTTTGGGTGGCGAGGATGGGAAGGGGATTTACCTACTTCTTTTATACGATATTGTTCCGAAAATCAGACTTTGGATGAGAGAACAATAGTTTATTATGATGAAACAATACAAACTTCAGTGAAGCGTATTCTGCCTCTACTTAGTTATTTTCATAAAGATTTTAGAACCGATAAGTTTGGAGGAACTTCACTTACAGGAGTTCAGCCATATATGGGAAATGCAATTTCAAATTTAACGGGTAGCGTTGTTTTTACCGACCTTGCTAAGAAAGAAGATTCTCGACCGCCAGTTAAGGGTGTTTTAGCTTATACTAGAGCCGGTACAGACGGTAAACATGCTGACTTTCATGCTATTGAAACCAATTATGATTTTGGTACGCAAGCAGCTTATTATATGAGTTTAGGAACAAATTCGGCTCAAACTAGGTTATATTTAGGAGTTTACGGTTCTATGAAAGTAACTGATTTTAACAAAGGTACCATTTTTGAAATTATTCCTTGA
- a CDS encoding IS4 family transposase — protein MSISVSDELQLFAQEIQSFLSPNILRDLARDVGFVQRTSKYQEKDLVALCVWMSQNVATTSLTQLSSCLEASTEVLISPEGLNQRFNQAAVQFLQHLLAELLTQKLASSMPISSPYNSVFKRIRILDSTAFQLPDPFTFVYPGAGGCSHTAGIKIQLEYDLLSGQFLHIHTGPGKQHDRTYGSLCVPNVAANDLCIRDLGYFHLKDLQYIQDKKAYYISRIKSNTRIYQKNPSPDYFQDGRIKKSTEYIQIDMEVLMNSLQPGQTCEISNAYVGMTDKVPTRVIVHRLTKEQQQKRLQDQAIREKKKGMKYSPRSKRLSGINVYMTNTPTDIVPMGQVHDWYSLRWQIEILFKTWKSFFQIHHCKKIKPERLECHLYGQLIAILLCSSIMFQMRQLLLTKKKRELSEYKAIYMIKDYFLLLFQTIQKNTQELSRVLLRLFNLLQQNGRKSHRYEKKTVFDILGVVYNCTLSDNQAA, from the coding sequence ATGTCTATTTCTGTATCCGATGAATTACAACTATTTGCTCAAGAGATTCAAAGCTTTTTATCTCCAAATATCTTACGAGATCTTGCTAGAGATGTTGGTTTTGTACAACGAACCAGTAAATACCAAGAAAAAGATTTAGTCGCTTTATGTGTATGGATGAGCCAAAATGTCGCTACGACTTCTTTAACTCAGTTATCTAGCTGCTTGGAAGCATCGACAGAAGTGCTCATCAGTCCTGAGGGGCTGAATCAACGATTTAATCAAGCGGCTGTCCAATTTTTACAACACCTATTAGCTGAACTACTAACCCAAAAACTGGCCTCATCTATGCCAATTTCTTCTCCATACAACTCTGTTTTCAAGCGTATTCGTATTTTAGATTCAACCGCATTTCAACTCCCAGATCCCTTTACATTCGTTTATCCAGGTGCAGGAGGATGCAGCCATACAGCTGGGATAAAAATTCAACTTGAGTATGATTTGTTAAGTGGACAGTTCCTACATATTCATACTGGTCCAGGTAAACAACATGATCGAACCTACGGTTCTCTGTGTGTCCCAAATGTAGCAGCGAATGATTTATGTATCCGAGATTTAGGTTATTTTCATTTGAAAGATCTTCAATATATACAAGATAAAAAGGCTTATTATATCTCACGTATCAAATCAAATACACGTATTTATCAAAAGAATCCTAGCCCTGATTATTTTCAAGATGGCAGAATCAAGAAAAGTACAGAGTATATCCAGATAGATATGGAGGTTTTAATGAACTCTCTTCAGCCAGGACAAACATGCGAAATATCCAATGCTTATGTAGGAATGACTGATAAAGTCCCAACTCGTGTGATTGTTCATCGACTAACAAAAGAACAACAACAAAAACGATTACAAGATCAAGCTATAAGAGAAAAAAAGAAAGGAATGAAGTATTCTCCTCGTAGTAAACGACTCAGTGGTATCAATGTATATATGACAAACACCCCTACAGATATTGTCCCAATGGGACAGGTGCATGACTGGTATTCTTTGCGTTGGCAAATCGAAATTTTATTTAAAACGTGGAAATCATTCTTTCAAATTCATCATTGTAAAAAAATAAAACCAGAACGATTGGAGTGCCATTTATATGGTCAATTGATTGCCATTCTACTCTGTTCTTCTATCATGTTTCAAATGCGTCAATTGCTCCTCACGAAGAAAAAACGAGAGCTTAGTGAGTATAAAGCCATATATATGATTAAAGACTATTTTCTTCTTCTATTCCAAACTATACAAAAAAACACCCAAGAGCTATCAAGGGTGTTACTTCGCCTGTTCAACCTCCTACAGCAAAACGGGCGGAAATCTCATCGATATGAGAAAAAAACGGTCTTTGATATACTAGGTGTCGTTTACAATTGTACCCTGTCTGATAATCAAGCCGCTTAA
- a CDS encoding serine hydrolase domain-containing protein: MKIRSQITCASLALLIVGSSLLYTTPTSIIKAEPTQNVSSSLQTNTQRDHTSVKQAMRDTLQLGYPGILAKTSEGGKTWGYAAGIADLRTKKPMKTDFRFRIGSVTKTFTATVVLQLAGENRLKLNDYIEDWLPGVIQGNGYDGNKITIRHILNHTSGIAEYSRSKDADFTDTKKSYTAEELVKMGVSLPPDFAPGKGWSYSNTGYVLLGILIEKVTGNSYAEEVENRIIEPLELSNTFLPGNSSVIPGTNHARGYVQPDGASELKDVTYYNPSAGSSAGDMISTADDLNKFFSYLLGGKLLKEQQLKQMLTTVPTGKEGIDGYGLGIYETKLPSGVSIWGHSGGILGFTTLVGGTLGGNHTLVVNWNSLGRTGSPNPFKNILLAEFSK, translated from the coding sequence ATGAAAATACGTAGTCAAATTACATGTGCAAGTTTGGCCCTTTTAATAGTTGGAAGTTCCCTGTTATATACAACACCAACCTCAATTATAAAAGCAGAGCCCACTCAAAATGTATCTAGTTCGTTACAAACAAATACGCAACGAGATCATACTTCCGTCAAGCAAGCAATGCGGGATACATTGCAACTTGGATACCCGGGGATACTTGCTAAAACTTCTGAGGGTGGAAAAACGTGGGGGTATGCCGCTGGAATAGCGGATCTGAGAACCAAGAAACCAATGAAAACAGATTTTCGCTTTCGCATTGGGAGTGTGACGAAGACGTTCACCGCAACAGTTGTACTTCAATTAGCTGGAGAGAATCGCCTGAAGCTAAACGACTACATCGAAGACTGGTTGCCTGGTGTCATTCAAGGAAATGGATATGATGGTAACAAGATTACTATCCGGCACATATTGAACCATACAAGTGGTATCGCTGAATACTCAAGGTCAAAAGACGCTGATTTTACGGATACAAAAAAATCGTATACGGCTGAAGAGTTAGTGAAGATGGGGGTTTCTCTGCCTCCAGACTTTGCTCCAGGAAAGGGCTGGTCTTATTCAAACACAGGATACGTATTACTGGGCATTCTTATTGAAAAAGTAACTGGAAACAGCTATGCGGAAGAGGTTGAAAATCGAATTATTGAACCACTTGAATTGTCGAATACATTCCTACCAGGCAACTCAAGTGTTATTCCAGGCACTAACCATGCCCGTGGATATGTCCAACCAGACGGAGCAAGTGAGCTAAAAGACGTTACTTATTATAACCCAAGTGCAGGTAGCTCTGCTGGAGATATGATTTCTACTGCTGACGACTTAAACAAATTCTTCTCTTACTTGCTCGGTGGCAAATTACTGAAGGAACAGCAACTAAAACAAATGCTTACTACAGTTCCTACAGGAAAAGAAGGAATCGATGGATATGGTCTTGGAATCTATGAAACTAAGCTGCCAAGCGGTGTCTCGATATGGGGACACTCAGGTGGCATTCTAGGGTTTACAACTCTAGTTGGAGGTACACTTGGAGGCAATCATACGTTGGTCGTCAATTGGAATAGTTTGGGTAGAACTGGCAGTCCTAATCCTTTTAAAAATATTTTACTTGCTGAATTTAGCAAGTAG
- a CDS encoding glycosyl transferase, with product MRKLSIGKQLTVEQLGDIPDNFIVGNYLPQLDILRQADVFISHCGMNSTSESLYGAGFMLNIQQLLAEDLKHAVNEVLQHSIYKENAKKISQSFCEAGGYIKAVDEIVTFTR from the coding sequence ATGCGAAAGCTTAGTATAGGCAAACAATTAACAGTGGAGCAGCTAGGAGATATACCTGATAATTTTATTGTTGGTAATTATCTTCCACAATTAGATATACTGCGCCAAGCGGATGTATTTATTAGTCATTGTGGAATGAATAGCACAAGTGAATCACTTTATGGCGCAGGATTTATGTTAAATATCCAGCAATTATTGGCTGAGGATTTAAAACATGCCGTTAATGAAGTGTTGCAGCATTCGATTTACAAAGAGAATGCCAAAAAAATTAGTCAATCATTCTGTGAGGCAGGTGGTTATATCAAAGCTGTTGATGAGATTGTTACATTTACTCGTTAA
- a CDS encoding serine/threonine protein kinase, with protein sequence MSINSFVGLIKDELLKEVSIRSEDEFEPVVVKDIPRLWKCLGTGNYAAVFMHREYKDWVVKVYVREGEGIEKESEAYRRIGNHPSYSKLIYKGENFIVLKRLKEITLYDAIHKGIKIPKQVILDINEALEYAREQGLTPCDVHGKNVMMEKGRGYVVDVSDFLKTKEDSKWRDLEKAYFTFYFPFIYKLPFPVKIPYFMLNIVRRSYRKYKKLKKKFKL encoded by the coding sequence ATGAGTATAAATAGTTTTGTGGGATTAATAAAGGACGAATTATTAAAAGAGGTAAGCATACGAAGTGAGGATGAATTCGAGCCTGTAGTAGTTAAAGATATTCCTAGACTTTGGAAGTGTTTAGGGACAGGTAATTATGCCGCAGTATTCATGCACAGAGAATACAAAGATTGGGTAGTGAAAGTTTACGTGCGAGAAGGAGAAGGAATTGAAAAAGAGTCAGAAGCATACCGAAGAATTGGAAATCATCCTTCTTATTCAAAGCTTATATATAAAGGAGAAAATTTCATAGTATTGAAACGTTTAAAAGAAATTACTTTATACGATGCTATTCATAAGGGGATTAAAATTCCTAAGCAGGTAATACTTGATATCAATGAGGCTTTGGAGTATGCGAGGGAACAAGGGTTAACTCCTTGTGATGTTCACGGGAAAAATGTGATGATGGAAAAAGGAAGGGGATATGTGGTCGATGTATCTGATTTCTTAAAAACAAAAGAAGATAGTAAGTGGAGAGACCTAGAAAAGGCATATTTCACCTTTTATTTTCCTTTCATTTATAAATTGCCTTTCCCCGTTAAAATACCGTATTTTATGTTAAACATTGTTAGACGTTCGTACAGAAAATATAAGAAGCTTAAAAAGAAATTCAAATTATAA
- a CDS encoding NUDIX hydrolase: protein MRAPYQVLIFPYIKTVDSIQYAIFNRSDYGYWQGIAGGGEDGEIPIESAKREAFEEAGITRECPYIQLDSVSSLSVEDVVGGFLWGEEVYVIKEFSFGVKVPTKNISLSKEHFNYKWLCFEEAVTFLKWDSNKTALWELNKRLLKQ, encoded by the coding sequence ATGAGAGCGCCATATCAAGTATTGATATTTCCTTATATAAAAACTGTCGATTCTATTCAATATGCCATTTTTAACCGAAGTGATTATGGTTATTGGCAAGGAATAGCTGGTGGCGGAGAAGACGGTGAGATTCCTATTGAATCAGCAAAACGGGAAGCATTTGAAGAGGCTGGTATTACAAGAGAATGTCCATATATACAATTAGATTCTGTGTCTTCACTATCAGTAGAAGATGTAGTTGGAGGATTCCTTTGGGGAGAAGAGGTTTATGTAATAAAAGAATTTTCTTTTGGAGTTAAAGTCCCTACAAAAAACATATCATTATCTAAAGAACACTTCAATTATAAATGGTTATGCTTTGAGGAAGCAGTAACGTTTTTGAAATGGGATAGCAACAAAACAGCATTGTGGGAATTAAACAAAAGACTATTAAAACAATAA
- a CDS encoding NAD(P)/FAD-dependent oxidoreductase has product MKSYIVVGSGILGASTAYHLAKAGANVTIVDRQQLGQATDAGAGIVCPWLSQRRNKAWYKIVKGGARYYSSLIQQLEEDGETDTGYNRVGAISLHTDEKKLDQMEERAYKRREDAPEIGEITRLSAEETKKLFPALSDEYSSVHISGAARVNGRLLRNALISAAKKHGATFIKGDAILVREGNHITGVTVNDETILAEKVIVTAGAWANEILNPLGINFLVTFQKGQIVHLQIENTATENMPVVMPPNDQYILTFDNGHVVIGATHENDTGFDHRVTAGGLHEVFHKALTVAPGLENATMLETRVGFRPFTPGFLPVIGPLPNFEGILVANGLGASGLTAGPYLGAELAKLALGQTIELDLNDYDVAGAIE; this is encoded by the coding sequence ATGAAATCGTATATTGTAGTTGGATCTGGAATTTTAGGAGCGTCTACTGCTTATCATCTTGCTAAGGCAGGTGCGAATGTTACTATCGTGGATCGCCAACAATTAGGGCAAGCAACTGATGCAGGAGCAGGTATTGTATGTCCATGGCTATCACAGCGTCGTAATAAAGCATGGTATAAAATCGTTAAAGGCGGTGCACGTTACTATTCTTCGTTAATTCAGCAATTAGAAGAAGACGGTGAAACTGACACAGGATATAATCGTGTAGGTGCAATTAGTTTACATACTGACGAGAAAAAGTTAGATCAAATGGAAGAGCGAGCTTATAAACGACGTGAAGATGCCCCAGAGATTGGTGAAATAACTCGCTTATCAGCTGAAGAAACAAAAAAATTATTCCCAGCATTATCAGACGAATATAGTTCTGTTCATATTAGTGGTGCTGCACGAGTAAATGGAAGATTATTACGCAATGCGTTAATAAGTGCTGCGAAAAAACATGGTGCAACTTTTATAAAAGGCGATGCCATATTAGTCCGTGAAGGAAATCATATTACTGGAGTTACAGTAAACGATGAAACAATTTTAGCAGAAAAGGTTATTGTAACTGCAGGCGCATGGGCGAATGAAATCTTGAACCCATTAGGAATTAATTTCTTAGTTACATTCCAAAAAGGACAAATTGTTCATCTGCAAATTGAAAATACAGCAACAGAAAATATGCCAGTTGTTATGCCACCGAACGATCAATATATTTTAACGTTTGACAATGGGCATGTCGTAATTGGTGCAACACATGAGAATGATACTGGTTTCGATCATCGTGTAACAGCAGGTGGTTTACATGAAGTATTCCATAAGGCATTAACAGTTGCGCCTGGCTTAGAAAATGCTACAATGCTTGAAACGAGAGTTGGATTCAGACCATTTACACCAGGATTCTTACCTGTTATCGGACCGCTACCTAACTTTGAAGGAATTCTCGTTGCGAATGGATTAGGAGCTTCGGGTTTAACAGCTGGTCCATATCTAGGAGCGGAACTTGCTAAACTAGCGCTCGGACAAACGATTGAATTAGATTTAAATGATTATGATGTTGCTGGCGCAATTGAATAA
- a CDS encoding YdeI/OmpD-associated family protein: MSVIDKLKLNKYTNMVVINEPSNYDIFTGKETVFSKEHDAIFIFVETLDEMVKQTNFIISNEELLIEKGYVFFAYPKKGNARYSTFIHRDEMFPALNVGEDGYVGESNIKFARMVSMDEVFTVVGLKREKKKTMKTSAMSQCVADYADRIKDVEALLTNHPNELKFYQSLTPGYQKDWARNLFSVKQEKTREKRLEKMIEILSQGYKTIELFRKKKK, from the coding sequence ATGTCAGTTATTGATAAATTGAAACTTAATAAGTATACAAATATGGTCGTAATTAACGAACCAAGTAATTATGACATTTTTACAGGTAAAGAAACTGTATTCTCAAAAGAACACGATGCTATCTTTATATTTGTAGAAACGCTTGATGAAATGGTGAAACAAACGAATTTTATTATTAGTAATGAAGAATTACTAATTGAAAAAGGTTACGTGTTCTTCGCATATCCGAAAAAAGGTAATGCTCGTTATAGTACGTTTATTCACCGTGATGAGATGTTTCCGGCATTAAACGTTGGAGAAGATGGTTATGTGGGAGAAAGCAATATTAAATTTGCACGAATGGTAAGTATGGATGAAGTCTTTACTGTTGTAGGTTTAAAACGTGAAAAGAAAAAAACAATGAAAACATCTGCTATGAGTCAATGTGTTGCCGATTATGCAGATCGAATTAAAGATGTTGAAGCATTATTAACAAATCACCCGAATGAACTTAAGTTTTATCAAAGTTTAACGCCTGGATATCAGAAAGATTGGGCACGTAATCTTTTTTCTGTAAAACAAGAAAAAACACGTGAAAAACGTCTAGAGAAAATGATAGAAATCCTTTCACAAGGTTATAAAACAATTGAATTATTCCGTAAGAAGAAAAAATAA
- a CDS encoding arylamine N-acetyltransferase family protein yields MTSLQDQLFARLNLKKRNEVTFEELPTILFSFAHTIPFENLDVIAQNTNQISLENLREKILTSSRGGLCYELNTLFYYFLKDCGYDVQLALGTVYKNDINAWALEDGHITIILTYANVQYLIDVGIASLVPLVPVPFTDESVSSKNGSYRVRRKDTSKGNYVLERIDAEGEWKVCHAFYKHIIDEIVVNDVQRRVIEDEKSIFNKGPIAVKLTDSGHVSLTNNSVTEIIYGANTKREVTEEQYRELLYTLFAIKL; encoded by the coding sequence ATGACAAGTTTACAAGATCAGCTTTTCGCAAGATTAAATCTTAAAAAACGTAATGAAGTAACGTTTGAAGAATTACCTACTATACTCTTTTCATTTGCACATACTATACCATTTGAGAATTTAGACGTTATAGCACAAAATACGAATCAAATCTCTCTGGAAAACTTACGAGAGAAAATTTTAACTAGTTCCCGTGGTGGACTTTGCTACGAATTAAACACCCTTTTTTACTATTTCTTAAAAGACTGTGGCTATGATGTACAACTGGCATTAGGTACGGTTTATAAAAATGATATAAATGCATGGGCACTTGAGGATGGCCATATAACAATTATTTTAACTTATGCTAATGTACAGTATTTAATTGATGTAGGTATAGCTTCATTAGTACCTCTTGTTCCTGTACCTTTTACTGATGAGTCTGTTTCTTCAAAGAATGGGTCGTACCGGGTGAGACGAAAAGATACGAGTAAAGGAAATTATGTTTTAGAAAGAATAGATGCTGAAGGAGAATGGAAAGTTTGTCATGCCTTTTATAAACATATTATTGATGAGATAGTAGTAAACGATGTTCAAAGAAGAGTAATAGAAGATGAGAAATCTATTTTTAATAAGGGACCAATTGCAGTGAAATTGACGGACTCTGGGCATGTCTCTTTAACGAATAATAGTGTAACTGAAATTATTTATGGAGCAAATACTAAGCGTGAGGTTACAGAAGAGCAATATAGAGAGCTTTTATATACTTTATTTGCTATTAAGTTATGA
- a CDS encoding MepB family protein: protein MNNFNDTIRNLNNIVYQPNNLMITNLKEEKQNAEYAGCLFHLNNKTIRFRKSKVTPNKIGQFVSFWEKDDNMQNQAFSYDAAPDLLVITCIDDHKLGQFILPKEILLKEKILRTQNQKGKMAMRIYPIWDKPVSNQAKKSQMWQLQYFVDLSDCNNLPIDKLLNLYL, encoded by the coding sequence TTGAACAATTTTAATGATACGATCCGAAATTTAAATAATATAGTTTACCAACCTAACAATTTAATGATTACGAATCTAAAAGAAGAAAAGCAAAACGCAGAATATGCAGGATGTTTATTCCACTTAAATAACAAAACCATTCGTTTTAGAAAATCAAAAGTTACTCCTAATAAAATTGGTCAATTTGTTTCTTTTTGGGAGAAAGATGACAATATGCAAAATCAAGCATTTTCTTATGACGCTGCTCCTGATTTATTAGTTATTACTTGTATAGATGATCATAAACTAGGACAATTCATTTTGCCTAAAGAGATTCTTCTTAAGGAAAAAATCTTGAGAACACAAAATCAAAAAGGCAAGATGGCTATGAGGATTTATCCTATATGGGATAAGCCTGTTAGCAATCAAGCTAAAAAGAGCCAAATGTGGCAACTTCAGTATTTTGTTGATTTAAGCGATTGTAATAATTTACCTATAGACAAACTATTAAATTTGTATTTGTAG
- a CDS encoding DUF4180 domain-containing protein: MDIKKVVIDGINIAVIRNDKVLISDVQSALDTMATVQYEVDAKHIIIHKSLISESFFDLKTRLAGDILQKFINYKVKIAIIGDFSIYTSKSLKDFIYECNKGNDIFYLATEQQAIEKLSTLK, encoded by the coding sequence ATGGACATAAAGAAAGTAGTAATCGATGGAATCAATATTGCGGTCATTAGAAACGATAAGGTATTAATATCGGATGTTCAGTCTGCATTAGATACTATGGCAACAGTTCAATACGAGGTAGATGCGAAGCATATTATTATCCACAAGTCATTAATAAGTGAAAGCTTCTTTGATTTAAAAACACGTCTTGCGGGTGATATCCTTCAAAAGTTTATAAACTACAAGGTAAAGATTGCTATCATTGGGGATTTCTCTATTTACACTAGTAAAAGCTTAAAAGACTTTATTTATGAATGTAATAAAGGGAATGACATTTTTTACTTAGCAACTGAGCAACAAGCAATTGAAAAACTAAGTACATTAAAGTAA